The Chitinophagales bacterium genome contains a region encoding:
- the hxpB gene encoding hexitol phosphatase HxpB — protein MTKIKGVIFDMDGLLIDSEPLWRKAICSIYNDLGYSMTEQMAASTMGMRSDEVAKYWLSYFDDTKNSYKDVELNTLSLVQELIEKEGVMMPYVQETLDFFKHEQIPIAIASSSPLGIIQSVVDKLGIKRYFKVMCSAEFEEYGKPHPSVFISTANYLRVAPTDCLVFEDSISGVIAAKAAKMQCIAVPSKQDYDNPKFALADLKIRSLKEFLEKEKK, from the coding sequence ATGACTAAAATAAAAGGTGTAATTTTTGATATGGATGGTTTGCTTATAGATAGCGAACCGCTTTGGCGAAAAGCTATATGTTCTATTTATAATGATTTAGGATATAGCATGACAGAACAAATGGCAGCAAGCACAATGGGCATGAGAAGTGATGAAGTGGCAAAATATTGGCTTAGTTACTTTGACGATACCAAAAACAGCTATAAAGATGTAGAGCTAAATACTTTGTCTTTAGTGCAAGAGCTAATAGAAAAAGAAGGAGTAATGATGCCTTATGTGCAAGAAACGCTTGATTTTTTTAAGCATGAACAAATCCCTATTGCCATAGCTTCATCTTCGCCACTGGGAATAATACAAAGCGTGGTAGATAAATTAGGAATAAAAAGATATTTTAAAGTAATGTGCTCTGCCGAGTTTGAAGAATATGGAAAACCACATCCGTCTGTTTTTATTTCTACAGCTAATTATTTAAGAGTAGCACCTACAGATTGCTTAGTTTTTGAAGATTCAATATCGGGAGTTATAGCGGCTAAAGCGGCAAAAATGCAATGCATAGCAGTGCCGAGCAAACAAGATTATGATAATCCGAAATTTGCTTTGGCAGATTTAAAAATAAGAAGCTTAAAAGAATTTTTAGAGAAAGAAAAAAAATAA
- a CDS encoding WYL domain-containing protein produces the protein MPANKEAFLRYRIINKMLTNKKHPYPTMDDFVEELEEKLGKTFSESTIQKDIKAMKEDELLGYKAPIKYHRAHHGYYYSEEDYSISEVPLQNEDINAIEFAASTLNQFKDIKLFSEFSAAVEKIFNAVSVSSILDEKEIEQIVQFEKVPYYSGSQWVSALSKHIKDRKVLELTYKKFSDDSSKKHIVHPILLKEYRNRWYLVSMLDKNMHIVIYALDRIKNIAEHSHNYKSHPSFSSKNYFKHAYGITTFEDEPTEVILKASPIQSSYFETQSLHQTQKIIEKTADYTLFSITIGITPEFLMDLQSFGDSVEVIEPASLRQEIKTRLENTLRLYK, from the coding sequence ATGCCTGCAAACAAAGAAGCTTTTTTAAGATACCGAATTATTAACAAAATGCTCACTAATAAAAAGCATCCGTACCCTACCATGGACGATTTTGTAGAGGAGCTGGAAGAAAAATTAGGTAAAACTTTTTCTGAATCTACCATTCAAAAAGATATAAAAGCCATGAAAGAAGACGAACTTTTGGGCTACAAAGCTCCTATTAAATACCACAGAGCTCATCATGGATATTATTATTCTGAAGAAGATTACAGCATAAGCGAAGTGCCTTTGCAAAATGAAGATATTAATGCTATTGAATTTGCGGCATCCACTTTAAATCAATTTAAAGACATTAAGTTGTTTAGCGAATTTAGTGCGGCTGTAGAAAAAATATTTAATGCCGTTAGTGTTAGTTCAATTTTAGATGAAAAAGAGATAGAACAAATAGTTCAATTTGAAAAAGTACCTTATTATAGTGGCAGCCAGTGGGTTTCTGCTTTATCTAAACATATAAAAGATAGAAAAGTACTTGAATTGACTTATAAAAAATTTAGCGATGACTCTTCTAAAAAACATATAGTGCATCCTATTTTATTAAAAGAATATAGAAATAGGTGGTATTTAGTTTCTATGTTAGATAAAAATATGCATATTGTTATTTATGCTTTAGATAGAATTAAGAATATAGCGGAACATTCCCATAATTATAAAAGTCATCCTTCATTTTCGTCAAAAAACTATTTTAAACACGCTTATGGTATAACTACTTTTGAAGATGAACCAACAGAAGTTATTTTAAAGGCAAGCCCTATTCAATCTTCTTATTTTGAAACGCAAAGCTTGCATCAGACTCAAAAAATTATAGAAAAAACAGCTGATTATACGCTTTTTTCAATTACCATAGGTATTACGCCTGAGTTTTTAATGGATTTGCAAAGTTTTGGAGATAGTGTAGAAGTTATAGAACCTGCATCTTTACGCCAAGAAATAAAAACTCGCTTAGAAAATACATTGAGGCTATACAAATAG
- a CDS encoding pyridoxal phosphate-dependent aminotransferase family protein, with translation MENYLQDINKYITEKLLKRKTDNAYRTLEVKENLVDFCSNDYLGFARDKKLTKEVEKALATLNIPNGGTGARTITGTTNLILDTEKQIAHFHKAEAALFYNSGFTANLGFFAALPYRGDTILYDELIHASIRDGMQLSRANSYSFAHNNLEALEKRLQKAKGKIYVVVESIYSMDGDAAPLTEIMKLCKKYNAALIVDEAHSNGIFGENGSGLVCELGLEKDVFARVMTFGKAIGSHGAVVVGNQNLINFLINFSRPFIYTTAPPPHQVLGVKYAYDKLSFVDDKRLIISNLISLFKTKIKAESSLSLIDSFSPIQCIIIPGNDNVKYLCNKLQEDDFYVKPIVAPTVPIGLERIRICLHAFNTPQEVERLCHTIVKHTKTMDL, from the coding sequence ATGGAAAATTACCTACAAGACATAAATAAATATATAACGGAAAAACTATTAAAAAGAAAAACAGACAATGCATATAGGACATTAGAAGTTAAAGAAAACTTAGTAGATTTTTGCTCTAATGATTATTTAGGCTTTGCCAGAGATAAAAAGCTGACAAAGGAAGTAGAAAAAGCTTTGGCAACATTAAATATTCCTAATGGTGGCACCGGAGCCAGAACCATAACCGGTACTACCAACTTAATTTTAGATACAGAAAAACAAATTGCCCATTTTCATAAAGCCGAAGCTGCTTTGTTTTACAATTCGGGTTTTACGGCAAACTTAGGTTTTTTTGCGGCACTGCCTTATAGGGGAGATACTATTTTGTATGATGAATTAATACATGCTTCCATAAGAGATGGAATGCAGCTAAGTAGAGCTAATTCTTATTCTTTTGCTCACAATAATTTAGAAGCTTTAGAAAAAAGACTTCAAAAAGCTAAGGGCAAAATTTATGTTGTAGTTGAGTCTATTTATTCTATGGATGGAGATGCAGCTCCGCTAACTGAAATAATGAAATTATGCAAAAAATATAATGCGGCACTTATAGTAGATGAAGCACACAGCAATGGAATTTTTGGAGAGAATGGAAGCGGACTTGTTTGCGAATTAGGATTAGAAAAAGATGTTTTTGCCAGAGTAATGACATTTGGAAAAGCCATAGGAAGCCATGGAGCAGTGGTGGTAGGAAACCAAAATTTAATCAACTTCCTTATCAACTTCTCCCGACCGTTTATTTACACCACAGCACCACCTCCACATCAGGTTTTAGGGGTAAAATACGCTTATGACAAGTTGTCATTTGTTGATGATAAAAGATTAATAATCAGCAATTTAATAAGTTTATTTAAAACAAAAATTAAAGCTGAATCATCGCTTAGCCTAATTGACAGTTTTAGCCCTATACAATGTATAATTATACCGGGAAATGACAATGTAAAGTACTTATGTAATAAGCTACAAGAGGATGATTTTTATGTGAAACCGATAGTAGCACCTACAGTACCTATAGGCTTAGAAAGAATAAGAATATGCCTGCACGCTTTTAATACACCTCAAGAAGTGGAACGTTTATGCCATACTATTGTTAAACATACTAAAACAATGGATTTATGA
- a CDS encoding transposase, translating to MKANLKRIRKKRKFSETFKKELVKEFEKGEYSVKELSKLHSISKQLIYGWIYKFSTYNKKGYRMVEHRESSAQRVKELEAKIKQLESIVGQKQIKIDYLEKMIDIAKEELDIDIKKNSDTPQSDTLKNTKKR from the coding sequence ATGAAAGCAAATTTAAAAAGGATACGTAAAAAGCGTAAATTTAGTGAAACATTTAAAAAAGAGCTAGTAAAGGAATTTGAGAAAGGAGAATATAGTGTAAAAGAACTGAGTAAACTTCACAGTATTTCTAAACAATTAATTTACGGGTGGATTTATAAATTTTCGACATACAATAAGAAAGGATATCGCATGGTAGAACATAGAGAGAGTAGTGCACAAAGGGTTAAAGAATTAGAAGCTAAAATAAAACAATTAGAATCTATAGTAGGACAAAAACAGATTAAGATAGATTACTTGGAGAAGATGATAGATATAGCCAAAGAGGAACTGGATATAGATATCAAAAAAAACTCCGACACCCCACAATCCGATACTTTAAAGAACACCAAGAAAAGATGA
- a CDS encoding nucleoside phosphorylase has protein sequence MNEIIKPSELILNDDGSIYHLHLLPEQIADTIITVGDPDRVEKVSKYFDKIEHKIQKREFVTHTGYIGNKRLTVISTGIGTDNIDIVINELDALVNIDLHTRQIKKDKKSLNIIRIGTSGTLQGEIDVDSIVLSSFGLGLDGLMNFYVSHNSDEEEEILLKINKAVELPIKPCIAKGSEFLLNQIKTDSTYTGITISATGFYGPQGRTLRMQPKVANFIDELAQLKFDNNERITNLEMETSAIYGMGKVLGHHCLSVNTILANRQTKEFSKNPAESVEKVISYTLDKLVSIG, from the coding sequence ATGAATGAAATAATAAAACCCAGCGAATTAATTTTAAATGACGATGGCAGTATCTATCATTTACATTTATTGCCAGAGCAAATAGCCGATACTATTATAACTGTGGGCGACCCCGATAGAGTGGAAAAAGTGAGTAAATACTTTGATAAAATTGAACATAAAATCCAAAAAAGAGAGTTTGTAACTCATACCGGCTATATTGGCAATAAAAGATTGACGGTAATTTCTACAGGAATTGGCACCGACAATATAGATATTGTTATTAATGAATTAGATGCTTTAGTAAATATAGATTTACATACCCGACAAATAAAAAAGGATAAAAAAAGTTTAAACATTATAAGAATAGGTACTTCCGGTACTTTGCAAGGGGAAATTGATGTAGATAGCATTGTTTTGTCTTCTTTTGGCTTGGGATTAGACGGTTTAATGAACTTTTATGTTTCTCATAATTCTGATGAAGAAGAAGAAATTTTATTAAAAATAAATAAGGCTGTAGAGCTTCCTATAAAGCCGTGCATAGCAAAAGGTAGCGAGTTTCTTTTAAATCAAATTAAAACAGACAGCACTTATACGGGAATTACTATTTCGGCTACCGGTTTTTATGGTCCGCAAGGCAGAACGCTTAGAATGCAACCCAAAGTAGCCAATTTTATAGACGAATTAGCTCAGCTAAAGTTTGACAACAACGAGCGAATTACCAATTTAGAAATGGAAACTTCGGCTATTTATGGTATGGGGAAAGTTTTAGGACATCATTGCTTGTCGGTAAATACCATTTTAGCTAATAGACAAACTAAAGAATTTAGTAAAAATCCTGCGGAGAGTGTGGAGAAAGTAATTTCTTATACTTTAGATAAGTTGGTTAGTATAGGATAG
- the bioD gene encoding dethiobiotin synthase: MKQYFVTGIGTDVGKTVVSAVFVEALKADYWKPIQSGDIDNSDTLKVRNLISNPSTVFHKSSYEFTTPASPHLSAKIDKQYIDNQKFILPNVNKNFIVEGAGGIMVPLNDNFLILDLIKHLNLEVILVIKNYLGSINHSLLSINALKQNGIKIKGVVFCGEENKSSEDYILNYTKVKCLGYIPTIKLNKEEILKQAEKFKYLNND, encoded by the coding sequence ATGAAACAATACTTTGTTACAGGAATAGGTACAGATGTAGGAAAAACAGTTGTTTCGGCAGTATTCGTAGAAGCTTTAAAAGCCGACTATTGGAAACCTATACAGTCTGGGGATATAGATAACAGCGACACCTTAAAAGTTAGAAATTTAATAAGTAATCCATCTACGGTTTTTCATAAAAGTTCTTATGAATTTACTACTCCGGCATCTCCTCATTTATCTGCAAAAATAGATAAACAATATATTGATAATCAAAAATTTATACTACCTAATGTAAACAAAAACTTTATAGTAGAAGGAGCAGGAGGAATAATGGTACCTTTGAATGATAATTTCTTAATTTTAGACTTAATTAAACACTTAAATTTGGAAGTTATTTTGGTAATTAAAAATTATTTAGGAAGCATAAATCATAGTTTATTATCTATAAATGCACTAAAACAAAATGGAATTAAAATTAAGGGTGTGGTGTTTTGTGGAGAGGAAAATAAAAGTAGTGAAGATTATATTTTGAACTACACCAAAGTAAAATGTTTGGGATATATTCCTACTATAAAATTGAATAAAGAAGAAATACTAAAACAAGCAGAAAAGTTTAAATATCTGAACAATGACTAA
- a CDS encoding DUF1016 family protein, which produces MITQEFKNVFPADFLPKNIEKSILGLPTQKLQKEDIKHVSTIFQSISYTHFTELIKIDDSTKRRFYELLILKTQPSVKELKRQIETLTFERIGMSENHKKSFEEVTKKIQPIQATDLVKSHYFFEFLNIGQPHLIEETKLEQALVSHLQEFITELGNGFCFEARQKRILIGDEYYFIDLVFYHRILKCHVLVELKTEIAKHEHIGQLKSYLQYYKKNVQEENDNPPVGILLVTNQNKTLVEYAIADSDLDIFVSKYQLQLPDKAKLEAFINNELKNTK; this is translated from the coding sequence TTGATAACCCAAGAATTTAAAAATGTGTTTCCTGCCGATTTCTTGCCCAAAAATATAGAAAAATCAATTCTTGGGTTGCCGACCCAAAAATTACAAAAGGAAGACATAAAACACGTTTCAACCATTTTCCAATCCATTTCTTACACGCATTTTACTGAACTCATAAAAATTGACGACAGCACCAAAAGACGTTTTTACGAATTGCTGATTTTAAAAACACAACCTAGCGTAAAAGAACTCAAAAGGCAAATTGAAACATTAACTTTTGAGCGTATTGGTATGTCTGAAAATCACAAAAAATCGTTTGAAGAAGTTACAAAGAAAATACAACCTATACAGGCAACAGATTTAGTAAAGTCGCATTATTTCTTTGAGTTTTTAAATATCGGGCAACCACATTTAATTGAAGAAACGAAACTTGAACAAGCTCTTGTTTCTCATTTGCAAGAATTCATTACTGAACTTGGAAACGGATTTTGTTTTGAAGCACGACAAAAACGCATTTTAATTGGCGATGAATACTATTTCATTGATTTGGTTTTTTATCATCGTATTTTGAAATGTCACGTTTTAGTGGAACTAAAAACTGAAATAGCCAAACACGAACACATTGGTCAGTTGAAATCGTATTTACAATACTATAAGAAAAACGTGCAAGAAGAAAACGACAATCCGCCTGTTGGAATTTTACTTGTTACCAACCAAAACAAGACATTGGTAGAATATGCAATTGCGGACAGTGACTTGGATATTTTTGTAAGTAAATACCAACTTCAACTACCCGACAAAGCGAAGTTAGAAGCATTTATAAACAACGAACTAAAAAACACAAAATAG
- a CDS encoding IS3 family transposase, which translates to MSYSLNELYKVVGISKQAVYQYAKRQEVFDTKTMQLVREAELLRAEHPGCGVEKMYYSLAPDFMGRDRFIELFMDLGFRLKRKKNYHRTTMGSKVYYPNFIQGMLLHSPSQVWQSDITYIKVGERFYYAVFIIDVYTKKIVGYHVSDSLRAEANVTALKMALKTHKEPQIHHSDKGSQYIYRKYITMLKDNNAIISMGETALDNAYAERINLTIKSEYLDYWQPQNLKELKAMVAKAVKHYNNTRLHNAIKRKAPIVFEKEVLLLPKQSRPSGS; encoded by the coding sequence ATGAGTTATTCTTTAAACGAATTATACAAGGTTGTAGGCATCAGCAAGCAAGCCGTTTATCAGTATGCAAAACGACAGGAAGTGTTTGATACCAAGACCATGCAGTTGGTAAGAGAAGCAGAGTTGCTACGAGCCGAGCATCCGGGATGTGGGGTGGAGAAGATGTACTATAGCTTAGCCCCCGATTTTATGGGCAGGGACAGATTCATAGAACTTTTTATGGATTTGGGATTTAGACTAAAACGAAAGAAAAACTATCACAGAACCACCATGGGTTCAAAGGTGTATTACCCAAATTTTATTCAAGGCATGTTGCTACATAGCCCAAGTCAAGTATGGCAGAGCGACATCACATACATTAAAGTAGGCGAACGGTTTTATTATGCCGTATTTATCATAGATGTTTACACGAAGAAAATAGTGGGTTATCATGTATCAGACAGTTTAAGAGCTGAAGCAAACGTAACAGCTCTTAAAATGGCACTCAAAACCCATAAAGAACCGCAAATACATCATTCAGATAAGGGTAGTCAATACATTTACAGAAAATATATAACCATGTTGAAAGACAACAATGCCATCATAAGTATGGGTGAAACTGCTTTAGACAATGCTTATGCTGAGCGTATTAACCTAACTATAAAAAGCGAATATTTAGATTATTGGCAACCACAGAACTTAAAAGAATTAAAAGCAATGGTAGCAAAAGCAGTAAAACACTATAACAACACAAGATTACATAATGCAATAAAAAGAAAAGCACCTATAGTCTTTGAAAAAGAAGTATTACTTTTACCCAAGCAAAGCAGACCTTCAGGCTCATAA
- a CDS encoding branched-chain amino acid aminotransferase — protein MKYSVSVSKVTKSNLSKADYSNLGFGKVFTDHMFIADYYDGKWQDLRIVPFGHIEMHPAMSSIHYGQSIFEGIKARKDNEGNIIAFRPDMNAKRLNVSATRMAMPTVPEDLFMQAVDMMLQIDEAWIPTDEGKSMYIRPFMFATDEVIGMKRSANYRFMVFLSPVASYYNAPIKVYASSQYVRAFPGGTGFAKTSGNYARTIAPAEEIHEKGFGQILWLDGIEKKYLQEIGTMNIFVVINGKVLTPSLNEGTILPGVTRDSVLHLLKEWNIPTEERRVSIDEIIEAHNNGTLEDAFGAGTAATISPIKAIGYKDLEMILPAFENRTISNRLQEELTGIKDGKIEDIHNWIHKVVIEKVV, from the coding sequence ATGAAATATAGCGTATCCGTTTCCAAAGTTACAAAAAGCAATTTATCTAAAGCAGATTATAGTAATTTAGGTTTTGGTAAGGTATTTACAGACCACATGTTTATAGCCGATTATTATGACGGCAAATGGCAAGATTTACGAATTGTTCCATTTGGACATATTGAAATGCACCCTGCAATGTCTTCAATACATTATGGGCAATCTATTTTTGAAGGCATAAAAGCCCGAAAAGATAATGAGGGAAATATTATAGCTTTTAGACCAGATATGAATGCCAAAAGGCTAAATGTTTCGGCTACAAGAATGGCTATGCCTACAGTTCCTGAAGATTTATTTATGCAAGCTGTTGATATGATGCTTCAAATAGATGAGGCTTGGATTCCTACAGATGAAGGAAAATCAATGTACATAAGACCATTTATGTTTGCTACTGACGAAGTAATAGGTATGAAACGCTCTGCAAACTATAGATTTATGGTTTTCTTATCGCCAGTAGCCAGCTATTATAATGCCCCTATTAAAGTGTATGCCAGTAGCCAGTATGTAAGAGCTTTTCCCGGTGGAACAGGTTTTGCTAAAACAAGTGGAAATTATGCCCGAACCATAGCTCCTGCTGAAGAAATACACGAAAAAGGCTTTGGTCAAATTTTATGGCTTGACGGTATTGAAAAGAAATACCTGCAAGAAATAGGCACAATGAATATTTTTGTGGTAATTAATGGCAAAGTACTTACGCCAAGTTTAAATGAAGGAACTATATTACCTGGAGTTACACGAGATAGTGTATTGCACTTATTAAAAGAGTGGAATATACCTACAGAAGAACGCAGGGTTTCTATAGATGAAATTATAGAAGCACATAATAATGGTACTTTAGAAGATGCTTTTGGAGCAGGAACAGCAGCTACCATTTCGCCAATAAAAGCCATAGGTTATAAAGATTTAGAAATGATCTTGCCAGCTTTTGAAAATAGAACCATATCTAACCGACTACAAGAAGAATTAACGGGAATAAAAGACGGTAAAATTGAAGATATACACAACTGGATTCATAAAGTTGTAATAGAGAAAGTGGTATAA
- a CDS encoding outer membrane beta-barrel protein — protein MKNILVVFLLAFFTFSSANAQFKLKNNTPEANNTETEKKEEVQTTKKSFKGRDRFMINLTFDNLFHKETNGFKTQWHSRGIGLYYLQDFPLGTERVSFAAGVGFRHASYYHNSNMVEDSVQTTFTPIPNFKDDDNFKQRKVAVNYFEVPLELRFFTKPSLKTGNMFKVAVGFRGGVRMTGVRVEKNKDNGYYKKFKTKNFKDLALWEAGPTLRVGYGGFNIFAYYSVTELFKKNSGPKMTPFSIGISFIGL, from the coding sequence ATGAAAAACATCTTAGTTGTATTTTTATTGGCATTTTTTACTTTTTCAAGTGCTAATGCACAATTCAAATTAAAAAATAATACACCAGAAGCAAATAATACCGAAACAGAGAAAAAAGAAGAAGTACAAACTACCAAAAAATCTTTTAAAGGTAGAGATAGATTTATGATAAATTTGACTTTTGATAATTTATTTCACAAAGAAACTAACGGTTTTAAAACGCAATGGCATTCAAGAGGTATAGGTTTGTATTATTTGCAAGATTTTCCTTTAGGAACTGAAAGAGTTAGTTTTGCTGCGGGTGTAGGTTTTAGACATGCCAGCTATTACCACAATAGCAATATGGTAGAAGATTCTGTACAAACTACTTTTACACCAATACCTAATTTTAAAGATGACGATAATTTTAAACAAAGAAAAGTAGCTGTAAACTATTTTGAAGTGCCATTAGAATTACGTTTTTTCACTAAACCGTCTTTAAAAACAGGCAATATGTTTAAAGTGGCAGTAGGTTTTAGAGGAGGCGTGCGTATGACGGGCGTTAGAGTGGAGAAAAACAAAGACAACGGCTACTACAAGAAATTTAAAACTAAAAACTTTAAAGATTTAGCTTTATGGGAAGCTGGGCCAACGCTGAGAGTAGGCTACGGTGGCTTTAACATTTTTGCTTACTATAGCGTTACTGAGCTATTTAAGAAAAATAGTGGACCTAAAATGACGCCTTTCTCTATTGGGATTTCATTTATAGGGCTGTAA
- a CDS encoding YceI family protein translates to MKKLNLSLLSLILIVFVAFTSCKSNKPVEEEVVVEEVVEEGISGTFDINTETSKLEWLGKKVTGEHYGTINFQGGNFTLEHNQVVGGVATVDMTSIVVSDLTDAEMNAKLTGHLNSEDFFNTANFPTATLEFTQGATANELIGKLTIKDITQDVVINANLADVEGQPTITGTMTVDRTLYDIKYGSGKFFDNLGDKAINDEFKLSFTVVSK, encoded by the coding sequence ATGAAGAAATTAAATTTAAGCTTATTGTCGTTAATCCTTATTGTATTTGTAGCATTTACATCTTGTAAATCTAACAAACCGGTAGAGGAAGAAGTGGTAGTAGAAGAAGTGGTGGAAGAAGGAATATCAGGAACATTTGATATTAATACTGAAACATCTAAATTAGAATGGTTAGGTAAAAAAGTAACAGGGGAACATTATGGAACTATAAACTTTCAAGGTGGTAACTTTACATTAGAACACAACCAAGTAGTAGGTGGTGTAGCTACTGTAGATATGACTTCAATAGTGGTTTCTGATTTAACAGACGCTGAAATGAATGCTAAATTAACAGGTCATTTAAACTCTGAAGATTTCTTTAATACAGCTAATTTCCCAACGGCTACTTTAGAATTTACTCAAGGAGCTACAGCTAATGAATTAATAGGAAAATTAACTATTAAAGACATCACTCAAGATGTAGTTATAAATGCTAATTTAGCAGATGTAGAAGGTCAACCAACTATTACAGGAACTATGACTGTAGATAGAACTTTATATGACATTAAATACGGTTCAGGCAAATTCTTTGATAATTTAGGAGATAAAGCTATTAATGATGAATTCAAATTAAGTTTCACAGTAGTGTCTAAATAA
- the rdgB gene encoding RdgB/HAM1 family non-canonical purine NTP pyrophosphatase, translated as MEIIFATGNPNKLKEVQLLMPKNVKLLTLKEVGFNDEIEETEKTIEGNSLLKAKTVFNKLKRAVFAEDTGLEVKALNNEPGVYSARYAGENGNANANMQLLLKNLEQKKNRDAQFKTVLTYINDKGKATQFTGIVLGEIIQKPTGNNGFGYDPIFKPAGFKKVFAEMNDTEKSLISHRGIALKKFLSYLKS; from the coding sequence ATGGAAATAATTTTTGCTACGGGAAACCCCAATAAATTAAAAGAAGTACAATTATTAATGCCTAAAAATGTAAAATTGCTTACGTTAAAAGAAGTGGGTTTTAATGATGAAATAGAAGAAACGGAAAAAACTATAGAGGGGAATAGTTTGCTAAAAGCTAAAACCGTTTTTAATAAGCTAAAACGAGCTGTTTTTGCAGAAGATACAGGTTTAGAAGTTAAAGCTTTAAATAATGAGCCGGGCGTATATAGTGCCCGATATGCCGGAGAAAATGGCAATGCAAATGCTAATATGCAACTATTGCTTAAAAATTTGGAACAGAAAAAAAACAGGGACGCTCAGTTTAAAACGGTTTTAACTTATATAAATGATAAAGGAAAAGCTACTCAGTTTACGGGCATTGTTTTAGGCGAAATAATTCAGAAACCAACGGGCAACAATGGATTTGGCTATGACCCAATATTTAAACCGGCAGGGTTTAAAAAAGTTTTCGCTGAAATGAATGATACCGAAAAGAGCTTAATTAGCCACAGAGGTATAGCTTTAAAAAAGTTTTTGAGTTATCTCAAATCTTAA